In one Carassius carassius chromosome 12, fCarCar2.1, whole genome shotgun sequence genomic region, the following are encoded:
- the smg7 gene encoding nonsense-mediated mRNA decay factor SMG7 isoform X2 encodes MNLCAQYLRQAEALKADMTDSKLGAAEVWTSRQALQDLYQKMLVTDLEYALDKKVEQDLWNHAFKNQITTLQSQAKNRANPIRSEVQANLSLFLEAASGFYTQLLQELCTVFNVDLPCRVKSSQLGIISNKQSSTSAIVKPQPSSCAYICQHCLVHLGDIARYRNQTSQAESYYRHAAQLVPSNGQPYNQLAILASSKGDHLTTIFYYCRSIAVKFPFPAASTNLQKALSKALESRDEVKTKWSVSDFIKAFIKFHGHVYFCKSLDKLNTLREKLEEQFQRLILQKAFSSQQLVHITVINLFELHHLRDFSNEADEHSYSSDEQISWIQLLGLFMSFLGVMLSRALLNKNREEIMGECPLPAIKVSLDWLRLRPSVFNESAMDKQQYIWPWLVSILNSFQPKEEDVSNVSVIPLPEEFELQGFLALRPALRMLDFSKGHQSIVVGKESLLIHSRHQRLISVGKWVADNQPRLIQCRISDGLLLFITDIPEMVVEEPEENDSPVLQESSNGEQTPNDSTQGLKSVLSAGKNQNSGLDGSERPVVTFKENIKPREQSREPIQNQRDAGKDRAGFNKGNGIQGKNEQKKEGKRKSEVKKNSHDKTTEFGKQTQTEMRKTPVSEARKTPVTQTQTTCSSQFIPIHHPGAFPPLPSRPGFPPPAYVIPPPVAFSLSPGFTFPTGVSVPAPFLQTASHPQSANPVQTGKPSHIPYSQQRPSGPGALNQGPPQPSPTQQALQQSVQLQVQQQQQQQQSPTKQSSQLGKSPPHHHSMQQSYMQVPEQPGQMWNQHQTQPTMQKMPMQMPVKQPFFMPTQDPMKLFDHPMSMQPPQPSMDKKMKFPEVKMQDFYWEPSYHMGGEGRSGMGDRMSKRQPGVFCPDQENMPRGPPYEDNKSSPLLPPDLLKTLVDFEEEEELLFTKPHDFYQALAGPLNSAPGRNMFLPNQSRLDSGADVIGQSSLLPRFSIQENSYQNSIFSEAYGKNMTPVSKPDIPMMHQEPSLYSLFEGNPWSPSIPASSDHSTPASQSPHSSNPSSLPSSPPTHSHGSLPFSNFGPIGTPDSRDRRGTDRWKAEKTGVSGFGLDYLPSASSSSVTDTNSWHQGAQTSSWAAQDMPMEDSSTVLLDSFKSIWSSSMMQPGPSALEQLLMQQKQKQQRGHGNMNPPH; translated from the exons ATGAACCTCTGCGCCCAATACTTACG GCAGGCAGAGGCCCTGAAGGCTGACATGACAG ATTCAAAGCTTGGTGCCGCAGAGGTCTGGACGTCAAGGCAGGCTCTTCAGGACTTGTACCAGAAAATGCTGGTTACAGACCTGGAGTACGCCCTGGACAAGAAAGTGGAACAAGATCT CTGGAACCATGCTTTTAAGAATCAAATAACCACACTACAGAGTCAAGCTAAGAACAGGGCCAATCCCATTCGAAGTGAAGTTCAGGCCAATCTCTCCCTGTTTCTTGAGGCAGCTAGTGGATTCTACACACAA CTGTTGCAGGAGCTGTGCACGGTGTTTAATGTGGACTTGCCTTGCCGTGTGAAGTCATCTCAGCTTGGCATCATCAGCAATAAACAGAGCAGCACCAGTGCCATAGTGAAGCCCCAACCCAGCTCCTGTGCCTACATCTGCCAGCACTGTCTTGTCCATCTTGGAGACATTG CACGTTATCGGAACCAAACCAGCCAGGCTGAGTCGTACTACAGACATGCAGCTCAACTTGTTCCCTCAAATG GTCAACCTTACAATCAACTGGCCATCCTGGCTTCCTCTAAAGGAGACCACCTCACAACAATCTTCTACTACTGCAGAAGCATTGCTGTCAAATTCCCCTTTCCAGCTGCCTCCACCAACCTACAGAAAGCTCTTTCCAAGGCCCTAGAAAG CCGTGATGAGGTCAAAACAAAATGGAGCGTGTCTGATTTTATTAAGGCCTTCATCAAGTTCCACGGCCATGTTTATTTCTGCAAAAGCCTGGATAAGTTGAACACCCTGAGAGAGAAACTAGAGGAGCAGTTCCAG AGGCTGATTTTGCAGAAAGCCTTCAGCTCCCAGCAGCTGGTCCACATCACAGTGATAAACCTTTTTGAACTGCACCACCTCCGAGACTTCAGCAATGAGGCAGATGAGCACAGCTACAGCTCGGATGAGCAGATCAGCTGGATTCAGCTCCTCGGCCTCTTCA TGTCTTTCCTGGGTGTGATGCTAAGCCGAGCTTTACTCAATAAGAACCGAGAGGAGATCATGGGGGAGTGCCCTCTTCCTGCCATCAAAGTGTCTCTGGACTGGCTGAGGCTTCGACCCAGTGTGTTTAATGAAAGTGCTATGGACAAGCAACAGTA CATCTGGCCATGGCTGGTGTCCATTCTGAACAGCTTTCAGCCTAAGGAGGAGGATGTGTCAAATGTGTCAG TGATTCCACTTCCCGAGGAGTTTGAACTGCAGGGCTTTCTAGCCCTTCGGCCTGCTCTGCG AATGCTGGACTTCTCTAAAGGGCATCAGAGTATCGTGGTTGGCAAAGAGAGCCTGTTAATTCATTCCCGACACCAGAGACTCATCAGCGTAGGCAAGTGGGTGGCTGACAACCAACCACG GTTGATCCAGTGTCGCATAAGTGATGGCCTTCTGCTCTTCATCACTGATATCCCTGAGATGGTAGTGGAAGAGCCAGAGGAAAATGACTCACCTGTCCTCCAGGAGTCATCTAATGGTGAGCAGACCCCGAACGACAGCACCCAGGGCCTGAAGTCGGTCCTCTCGGCAGGAAAGAATCAGAACAGTGGGCTGGATGGCAGTGAGAGACCTGTGGTCACCTTCAAAGAGAACATCAAACCTCGAGAGCAGAGTAGAGAACCGATCCAGAACCAGAGGGATGCAGGGAAGGACAGAGCTGGATTTAATAAAGGAAATGGAATACAAGGGAAGAACGAGCAGAAGAAAGAGGGCAAGAGAAAGAGCGAGGTGAAGAAAAACAGTCATGATAAAACAACAGAGTTTGGGAAACAG ACTCAGACTGAGATGAGGAAGACTCCAGTGTCTGAAGCGAGGAAGACTCCAGTCACACAGACTCAAACAACATGCTCTTCACAGTTTATCCCCATCCATCACCCAGGAGCTTTCCCCCCTCTGCCCAGCAGACCAG gttTCCCCCCACCAGCATATGTGATCCCTCCTCCTGTGGCATTCTCCCTGAGCCCAGGTTTTACCTTCCCAACAGGTGTATCCGTACCTGCACCGTTCCTCCAGACTGCTTCCCACCCTCAATCTGCCAATCCGGTCCAGACGGGGAAACCCTCACACATTCCCTACAGCCAGCAGAGACCCTCGGGTCCTGGAGCCCTAAACCAAGGCCCTCCACAGCCTTCCCCTACACAGCAGGCCTTGCAACAATCTGTACAGCTTCAagtacaacaacaacagcagcagcagcagtcgcCCACAAAGCAGAGCTCCCAGCTTGGAAAAAGTCCACCACATCATCACAGCATGCAACAG tCTTACATGCAGGTGCCTGAACAGCCTGGTCAAATGTGGAACCAGCACCAAACTCAGCCCACCATGCAGAAGATGCCCATGCAGATGCCAGTCAAACAGCCTTTCTTCATGCCCACCCAGGACCCAATGAAACTCTTTGATCACCCCATGAGCATGCAGCCTCCTCAGCCCAGCATGGACAAGAAGATGAAGTTTCCGGAGGTCAAAATGCAAGATTTCTACTGGGAGCCTTCTTACCACATGGGAGGAGAGGGCAGGAGCGGAATGGGGGACAGGATGAGCAAACGTCAGCCTGGAGTCTTCTGCCCTGACCAGGAGAACATGCCCAGAGGCCCTCCATACGAA GACAACAAGagctcccctcttctgcccccaGACCTGTTAAAGACTCTGGTGGActttgaggaggaggaggagctgcTCTTTACTAAACCTCATGATTTCTACCAGGCCTTGGCTGGCCCTCTTAATTCTGCTCCTGGAAGGAACATGTTT CTGCCAAATCAGTCCCGACTAGACAGTGGAGCTGATGTGATTGGTCAATCCTCTCTTCTCCCCCGATTTTCCATTCAG GAGAACTCCTACCAGAACAGCATTTTTAGCGAAGCCTATGGTAAAAATATGACTCCTGTGTCTAAGCCGGACATACCCATGATGCACCAGGAGCCTTCACTCTACTCCCTGTTTGAAGGAAATCCATGGTCCCCTTCCATTCCTGCTAGCTCAG ATCATTCTACACCAGCCAGTCAGTCCCCTCACTCTTCCAACCCAAGCAGCCTGCCTTCATCCCCACCCACCCACAGCCATGGCTCTCTGCCCTTTTCCAACTTCGGCCCCATTGGGACGCCTGACAGCAGAGATCGCCGTGGTACCGATCGCTGGAAGGCTGAGAAGACTG GTGTGAGCGGCTTTGGGTTGGACTACCTGCCTTCTGCCTCATCCTCCTCTGTGACAGATACCAACAGCTGGCACCAGGGGGCGCAAACCAGCAGCTGGGCTGCCCAGGACATGCCAATGGAGGACTCCTCCACTGTCCTCCTTGACAGTTTCAAG TCAATCTGGTCGAGCTCTATGATGCAGCCCGGTCCTTCTGCTCTGGAGCAGCTCCTGATGCAGCAGAAACAAAAGCAGCAGCGCGGCCATGGCAACATGAACCCGCCACACTGA
- the smg7 gene encoding nonsense-mediated mRNA decay factor SMG7 isoform X1 — protein sequence MNLCAQYLRQAEALKADMTDSKLGAAEVWTSRQALQDLYQKMLVTDLEYALDKKVEQDLWNHAFKNQITTLQSQAKNRANPIRSEVQANLSLFLEAASGFYTQLLQELCTVFNVDLPCRVKSSQLGIISNKQSSTSAIVKPQPSSCAYICQHCLVHLGDIARYRNQTSQAESYYRHAAQLVPSNGQPYNQLAILASSKGDHLTTIFYYCRSIAVKFPFPAASTNLQKALSKALESRDEVKTKWSVSDFIKAFIKFHGHVYFCKSLDKLNTLREKLEEQFQRLILQKAFSSQQLVHITVINLFELHHLRDFSNEADEHSYSSDEQISWIQLLGLFMSFLGVMLSRALLNKNREEIMGECPLPAIKVSLDWLRLRPSVFNESAMDKQQYIWPWLVSILNSFQPKEEDVSNVSVIPLPEEFELQGFLALRPALRMLDFSKGHQSIVVGKESLLIHSRHQRLISVGKWVADNQPRLIQCRISDGLLLFITDIPEMVVEEPEENDSPVLQESSNGEQTPNDSTQGLKSVLSAGKNQNSGLDGSERPVVTFKENIKPREQSREPIQNQRDAGKDRAGFNKGNGIQGKNEQKKEGKRKSEVKKNSHDKTTEFGKQVKTQTEMRKTPVSEARKTPVTQTQTTCSSQFIPIHHPGAFPPLPSRPGFPPPAYVIPPPVAFSLSPGFTFPTGVSVPAPFLQTASHPQSANPVQTGKPSHIPYSQQRPSGPGALNQGPPQPSPTQQALQQSVQLQVQQQQQQQQSPTKQSSQLGKSPPHHHSMQQSYMQVPEQPGQMWNQHQTQPTMQKMPMQMPVKQPFFMPTQDPMKLFDHPMSMQPPQPSMDKKMKFPEVKMQDFYWEPSYHMGGEGRSGMGDRMSKRQPGVFCPDQENMPRGPPYEDNKSSPLLPPDLLKTLVDFEEEEELLFTKPHDFYQALAGPLNSAPGRNMFLPNQSRLDSGADVIGQSSLLPRFSIQENSYQNSIFSEAYGKNMTPVSKPDIPMMHQEPSLYSLFEGNPWSPSIPASSDHSTPASQSPHSSNPSSLPSSPPTHSHGSLPFSNFGPIGTPDSRDRRGTDRWKAEKTGVSGFGLDYLPSASSSSVTDTNSWHQGAQTSSWAAQDMPMEDSSTVLLDSFKSIWSSSMMQPGPSALEQLLMQQKQKQQRGHGNMNPPH from the exons ATGAACCTCTGCGCCCAATACTTACG GCAGGCAGAGGCCCTGAAGGCTGACATGACAG ATTCAAAGCTTGGTGCCGCAGAGGTCTGGACGTCAAGGCAGGCTCTTCAGGACTTGTACCAGAAAATGCTGGTTACAGACCTGGAGTACGCCCTGGACAAGAAAGTGGAACAAGATCT CTGGAACCATGCTTTTAAGAATCAAATAACCACACTACAGAGTCAAGCTAAGAACAGGGCCAATCCCATTCGAAGTGAAGTTCAGGCCAATCTCTCCCTGTTTCTTGAGGCAGCTAGTGGATTCTACACACAA CTGTTGCAGGAGCTGTGCACGGTGTTTAATGTGGACTTGCCTTGCCGTGTGAAGTCATCTCAGCTTGGCATCATCAGCAATAAACAGAGCAGCACCAGTGCCATAGTGAAGCCCCAACCCAGCTCCTGTGCCTACATCTGCCAGCACTGTCTTGTCCATCTTGGAGACATTG CACGTTATCGGAACCAAACCAGCCAGGCTGAGTCGTACTACAGACATGCAGCTCAACTTGTTCCCTCAAATG GTCAACCTTACAATCAACTGGCCATCCTGGCTTCCTCTAAAGGAGACCACCTCACAACAATCTTCTACTACTGCAGAAGCATTGCTGTCAAATTCCCCTTTCCAGCTGCCTCCACCAACCTACAGAAAGCTCTTTCCAAGGCCCTAGAAAG CCGTGATGAGGTCAAAACAAAATGGAGCGTGTCTGATTTTATTAAGGCCTTCATCAAGTTCCACGGCCATGTTTATTTCTGCAAAAGCCTGGATAAGTTGAACACCCTGAGAGAGAAACTAGAGGAGCAGTTCCAG AGGCTGATTTTGCAGAAAGCCTTCAGCTCCCAGCAGCTGGTCCACATCACAGTGATAAACCTTTTTGAACTGCACCACCTCCGAGACTTCAGCAATGAGGCAGATGAGCACAGCTACAGCTCGGATGAGCAGATCAGCTGGATTCAGCTCCTCGGCCTCTTCA TGTCTTTCCTGGGTGTGATGCTAAGCCGAGCTTTACTCAATAAGAACCGAGAGGAGATCATGGGGGAGTGCCCTCTTCCTGCCATCAAAGTGTCTCTGGACTGGCTGAGGCTTCGACCCAGTGTGTTTAATGAAAGTGCTATGGACAAGCAACAGTA CATCTGGCCATGGCTGGTGTCCATTCTGAACAGCTTTCAGCCTAAGGAGGAGGATGTGTCAAATGTGTCAG TGATTCCACTTCCCGAGGAGTTTGAACTGCAGGGCTTTCTAGCCCTTCGGCCTGCTCTGCG AATGCTGGACTTCTCTAAAGGGCATCAGAGTATCGTGGTTGGCAAAGAGAGCCTGTTAATTCATTCCCGACACCAGAGACTCATCAGCGTAGGCAAGTGGGTGGCTGACAACCAACCACG GTTGATCCAGTGTCGCATAAGTGATGGCCTTCTGCTCTTCATCACTGATATCCCTGAGATGGTAGTGGAAGAGCCAGAGGAAAATGACTCACCTGTCCTCCAGGAGTCATCTAATGGTGAGCAGACCCCGAACGACAGCACCCAGGGCCTGAAGTCGGTCCTCTCGGCAGGAAAGAATCAGAACAGTGGGCTGGATGGCAGTGAGAGACCTGTGGTCACCTTCAAAGAGAACATCAAACCTCGAGAGCAGAGTAGAGAACCGATCCAGAACCAGAGGGATGCAGGGAAGGACAGAGCTGGATTTAATAAAGGAAATGGAATACAAGGGAAGAACGAGCAGAAGAAAGAGGGCAAGAGAAAGAGCGAGGTGAAGAAAAACAGTCATGATAAAACAACAGAGTTTGGGAAACAG GTGAAGACTCAGACTGAGATGAGGAAGACTCCAGTGTCTGAAGCGAGGAAGACTCCAGTCACACAGACTCAAACAACATGCTCTTCACAGTTTATCCCCATCCATCACCCAGGAGCTTTCCCCCCTCTGCCCAGCAGACCAG gttTCCCCCCACCAGCATATGTGATCCCTCCTCCTGTGGCATTCTCCCTGAGCCCAGGTTTTACCTTCCCAACAGGTGTATCCGTACCTGCACCGTTCCTCCAGACTGCTTCCCACCCTCAATCTGCCAATCCGGTCCAGACGGGGAAACCCTCACACATTCCCTACAGCCAGCAGAGACCCTCGGGTCCTGGAGCCCTAAACCAAGGCCCTCCACAGCCTTCCCCTACACAGCAGGCCTTGCAACAATCTGTACAGCTTCAagtacaacaacaacagcagcagcagcagtcgcCCACAAAGCAGAGCTCCCAGCTTGGAAAAAGTCCACCACATCATCACAGCATGCAACAG tCTTACATGCAGGTGCCTGAACAGCCTGGTCAAATGTGGAACCAGCACCAAACTCAGCCCACCATGCAGAAGATGCCCATGCAGATGCCAGTCAAACAGCCTTTCTTCATGCCCACCCAGGACCCAATGAAACTCTTTGATCACCCCATGAGCATGCAGCCTCCTCAGCCCAGCATGGACAAGAAGATGAAGTTTCCGGAGGTCAAAATGCAAGATTTCTACTGGGAGCCTTCTTACCACATGGGAGGAGAGGGCAGGAGCGGAATGGGGGACAGGATGAGCAAACGTCAGCCTGGAGTCTTCTGCCCTGACCAGGAGAACATGCCCAGAGGCCCTCCATACGAA GACAACAAGagctcccctcttctgcccccaGACCTGTTAAAGACTCTGGTGGActttgaggaggaggaggagctgcTCTTTACTAAACCTCATGATTTCTACCAGGCCTTGGCTGGCCCTCTTAATTCTGCTCCTGGAAGGAACATGTTT CTGCCAAATCAGTCCCGACTAGACAGTGGAGCTGATGTGATTGGTCAATCCTCTCTTCTCCCCCGATTTTCCATTCAG GAGAACTCCTACCAGAACAGCATTTTTAGCGAAGCCTATGGTAAAAATATGACTCCTGTGTCTAAGCCGGACATACCCATGATGCACCAGGAGCCTTCACTCTACTCCCTGTTTGAAGGAAATCCATGGTCCCCTTCCATTCCTGCTAGCTCAG ATCATTCTACACCAGCCAGTCAGTCCCCTCACTCTTCCAACCCAAGCAGCCTGCCTTCATCCCCACCCACCCACAGCCATGGCTCTCTGCCCTTTTCCAACTTCGGCCCCATTGGGACGCCTGACAGCAGAGATCGCCGTGGTACCGATCGCTGGAAGGCTGAGAAGACTG GTGTGAGCGGCTTTGGGTTGGACTACCTGCCTTCTGCCTCATCCTCCTCTGTGACAGATACCAACAGCTGGCACCAGGGGGCGCAAACCAGCAGCTGGGCTGCCCAGGACATGCCAATGGAGGACTCCTCCACTGTCCTCCTTGACAGTTTCAAG TCAATCTGGTCGAGCTCTATGATGCAGCCCGGTCCTTCTGCTCTGGAGCAGCTCCTGATGCAGCAGAAACAAAAGCAGCAGCGCGGCCATGGCAACATGAACCCGCCACACTGA
- the smg7 gene encoding nonsense-mediated mRNA decay factor SMG7 isoform X3, whose translation MNLCAQYLRQAEALKADMTDSKLGAAEVWTSRQALQDLYQKMLVTDLEYALDKKVEQDLWNHAFKNQITTLQSQAKNRANPIRSEVQANLSLFLEAASGFYTQLLQELCTVFNVDLPCRVKSSQLGIISNKQSSTSAIVKPQPSSCAYICQHCLVHLGDIARYRNQTSQAESYYRHAAQLVPSNGQPYNQLAILASSKGDHLTTIFYYCRSIAVKFPFPAASTNLQKALSKALESRDEVKTKWSVSDFIKAFIKFHGHVYFCKSLDKLNTLREKLEEQFQRLILQKAFSSQQLVHITVINLFELHHLRDFSNEADEHSYSSDEQISWIQLLGLFMSFLGVMLSRALLNKNREEIMGECPLPAIKVSLDWLRLRPSVFNESAMDKQQYIWPWLVSILNSFQPKEEDVSNVSVIPLPEEFELQGFLALRPALRMLDFSKGHQSIVVGKESLLIHSRHQRLISVGKWVADNQPRLIQCRISDGLLLFITDIPEMVVEEPEENDSPVLQESSNGEQTPNDSTQGLKSVLSAGKNQNSGLDGSERPVVTFKENIKPREQSREPIQNQRDAGKDRAGFNKGNGIQGKNEQKKEGKRKSEVKKNSHDKTTEFGKQVKTQTEMRKTPVSEARKTPVTQTQTTCSSQFIPIHHPGAFPPLPSRPGFPPPAYVIPPPVAFSLSPGFTFPTGVSVPAPFLQTASHPQSANPVQTGKPSHIPYSQQRPSGPGALNQGPPQPSPTQQALQQSVQLQVQQQQQQQQSPTKQSSQLGKSPPHHHSMQQSYMQVPEQPGQMWNQHQTQPTMQKMPMQMPVKQPFFMPTQDPMKLFDHPMSMQPPQPSMDKKMKFPEVKMQDFYWEPSYHMGGEGRSGMGDRMSKRQPGVFCPDQENMPRGPPYELPNQSRLDSGADVIGQSSLLPRFSIQENSYQNSIFSEAYGKNMTPVSKPDIPMMHQEPSLYSLFEGNPWSPSIPASSDHSTPASQSPHSSNPSSLPSSPPTHSHGSLPFSNFGPIGTPDSRDRRGTDRWKAEKTGVSGFGLDYLPSASSSSVTDTNSWHQGAQTSSWAAQDMPMEDSSTVLLDSFKSIWSSSMMQPGPSALEQLLMQQKQKQQRGHGNMNPPH comes from the exons ATGAACCTCTGCGCCCAATACTTACG GCAGGCAGAGGCCCTGAAGGCTGACATGACAG ATTCAAAGCTTGGTGCCGCAGAGGTCTGGACGTCAAGGCAGGCTCTTCAGGACTTGTACCAGAAAATGCTGGTTACAGACCTGGAGTACGCCCTGGACAAGAAAGTGGAACAAGATCT CTGGAACCATGCTTTTAAGAATCAAATAACCACACTACAGAGTCAAGCTAAGAACAGGGCCAATCCCATTCGAAGTGAAGTTCAGGCCAATCTCTCCCTGTTTCTTGAGGCAGCTAGTGGATTCTACACACAA CTGTTGCAGGAGCTGTGCACGGTGTTTAATGTGGACTTGCCTTGCCGTGTGAAGTCATCTCAGCTTGGCATCATCAGCAATAAACAGAGCAGCACCAGTGCCATAGTGAAGCCCCAACCCAGCTCCTGTGCCTACATCTGCCAGCACTGTCTTGTCCATCTTGGAGACATTG CACGTTATCGGAACCAAACCAGCCAGGCTGAGTCGTACTACAGACATGCAGCTCAACTTGTTCCCTCAAATG GTCAACCTTACAATCAACTGGCCATCCTGGCTTCCTCTAAAGGAGACCACCTCACAACAATCTTCTACTACTGCAGAAGCATTGCTGTCAAATTCCCCTTTCCAGCTGCCTCCACCAACCTACAGAAAGCTCTTTCCAAGGCCCTAGAAAG CCGTGATGAGGTCAAAACAAAATGGAGCGTGTCTGATTTTATTAAGGCCTTCATCAAGTTCCACGGCCATGTTTATTTCTGCAAAAGCCTGGATAAGTTGAACACCCTGAGAGAGAAACTAGAGGAGCAGTTCCAG AGGCTGATTTTGCAGAAAGCCTTCAGCTCCCAGCAGCTGGTCCACATCACAGTGATAAACCTTTTTGAACTGCACCACCTCCGAGACTTCAGCAATGAGGCAGATGAGCACAGCTACAGCTCGGATGAGCAGATCAGCTGGATTCAGCTCCTCGGCCTCTTCA TGTCTTTCCTGGGTGTGATGCTAAGCCGAGCTTTACTCAATAAGAACCGAGAGGAGATCATGGGGGAGTGCCCTCTTCCTGCCATCAAAGTGTCTCTGGACTGGCTGAGGCTTCGACCCAGTGTGTTTAATGAAAGTGCTATGGACAAGCAACAGTA CATCTGGCCATGGCTGGTGTCCATTCTGAACAGCTTTCAGCCTAAGGAGGAGGATGTGTCAAATGTGTCAG TGATTCCACTTCCCGAGGAGTTTGAACTGCAGGGCTTTCTAGCCCTTCGGCCTGCTCTGCG AATGCTGGACTTCTCTAAAGGGCATCAGAGTATCGTGGTTGGCAAAGAGAGCCTGTTAATTCATTCCCGACACCAGAGACTCATCAGCGTAGGCAAGTGGGTGGCTGACAACCAACCACG GTTGATCCAGTGTCGCATAAGTGATGGCCTTCTGCTCTTCATCACTGATATCCCTGAGATGGTAGTGGAAGAGCCAGAGGAAAATGACTCACCTGTCCTCCAGGAGTCATCTAATGGTGAGCAGACCCCGAACGACAGCACCCAGGGCCTGAAGTCGGTCCTCTCGGCAGGAAAGAATCAGAACAGTGGGCTGGATGGCAGTGAGAGACCTGTGGTCACCTTCAAAGAGAACATCAAACCTCGAGAGCAGAGTAGAGAACCGATCCAGAACCAGAGGGATGCAGGGAAGGACAGAGCTGGATTTAATAAAGGAAATGGAATACAAGGGAAGAACGAGCAGAAGAAAGAGGGCAAGAGAAAGAGCGAGGTGAAGAAAAACAGTCATGATAAAACAACAGAGTTTGGGAAACAG GTGAAGACTCAGACTGAGATGAGGAAGACTCCAGTGTCTGAAGCGAGGAAGACTCCAGTCACACAGACTCAAACAACATGCTCTTCACAGTTTATCCCCATCCATCACCCAGGAGCTTTCCCCCCTCTGCCCAGCAGACCAG gttTCCCCCCACCAGCATATGTGATCCCTCCTCCTGTGGCATTCTCCCTGAGCCCAGGTTTTACCTTCCCAACAGGTGTATCCGTACCTGCACCGTTCCTCCAGACTGCTTCCCACCCTCAATCTGCCAATCCGGTCCAGACGGGGAAACCCTCACACATTCCCTACAGCCAGCAGAGACCCTCGGGTCCTGGAGCCCTAAACCAAGGCCCTCCACAGCCTTCCCCTACACAGCAGGCCTTGCAACAATCTGTACAGCTTCAagtacaacaacaacagcagcagcagcagtcgcCCACAAAGCAGAGCTCCCAGCTTGGAAAAAGTCCACCACATCATCACAGCATGCAACAG tCTTACATGCAGGTGCCTGAACAGCCTGGTCAAATGTGGAACCAGCACCAAACTCAGCCCACCATGCAGAAGATGCCCATGCAGATGCCAGTCAAACAGCCTTTCTTCATGCCCACCCAGGACCCAATGAAACTCTTTGATCACCCCATGAGCATGCAGCCTCCTCAGCCCAGCATGGACAAGAAGATGAAGTTTCCGGAGGTCAAAATGCAAGATTTCTACTGGGAGCCTTCTTACCACATGGGAGGAGAGGGCAGGAGCGGAATGGGGGACAGGATGAGCAAACGTCAGCCTGGAGTCTTCTGCCCTGACCAGGAGAACATGCCCAGAGGCCCTCCATACGAA CTGCCAAATCAGTCCCGACTAGACAGTGGAGCTGATGTGATTGGTCAATCCTCTCTTCTCCCCCGATTTTCCATTCAG GAGAACTCCTACCAGAACAGCATTTTTAGCGAAGCCTATGGTAAAAATATGACTCCTGTGTCTAAGCCGGACATACCCATGATGCACCAGGAGCCTTCACTCTACTCCCTGTTTGAAGGAAATCCATGGTCCCCTTCCATTCCTGCTAGCTCAG ATCATTCTACACCAGCCAGTCAGTCCCCTCACTCTTCCAACCCAAGCAGCCTGCCTTCATCCCCACCCACCCACAGCCATGGCTCTCTGCCCTTTTCCAACTTCGGCCCCATTGGGACGCCTGACAGCAGAGATCGCCGTGGTACCGATCGCTGGAAGGCTGAGAAGACTG GTGTGAGCGGCTTTGGGTTGGACTACCTGCCTTCTGCCTCATCCTCCTCTGTGACAGATACCAACAGCTGGCACCAGGGGGCGCAAACCAGCAGCTGGGCTGCCCAGGACATGCCAATGGAGGACTCCTCCACTGTCCTCCTTGACAGTTTCAAG TCAATCTGGTCGAGCTCTATGATGCAGCCCGGTCCTTCTGCTCTGGAGCAGCTCCTGATGCAGCAGAAACAAAAGCAGCAGCGCGGCCATGGCAACATGAACCCGCCACACTGA